The following coding sequences are from one Fibrobacterota bacterium window:
- a CDS encoding DUF3516 domain-containing protein — MPLAPTFRDILTSLSPEYRADTGFLLESFLDWARLKGLTLYPAQEAAVLELFEGKNVILNTPTGSGKSLVASVLHFQALAQGRRSVYTCPIKALVNEKWLALCKEFGPENVGLSTGDATVNRDAPILCCTAEILANMALSEGEACPMADVVMDEFHYYSDRDRGVAWQTPLLILKRARFLLMSATLGDTAFFEKALTDLTGRPTVAVRSQDRPVPLHFQWCESALPETVLRFANEGKAPVYVVHFTQADAAKNAQSFTSLDLCTKEEKAALAAALEGFRFSSPYGPDLKRWLRQGIGLHHAGLLPKYRILVEKLAQQSLLKVICGTDTLGVGVNVPIRTVLFTQLCKYSGDKTALLTARDFHQISGRAGRKGFDNVGFVGAQAPEHVVENLKLAAKSAQSGRKFVKRQPPEKGYVPWDKAIFERMITAQPERLVSRFQVSHGMLLNVLSRPGEDGCRALRAIIASSHETPKDKAAHKARAFQLFRALVDRKIVAIVPIAERHAPWARLRVNVDLQDNFSLDQSLSLFLIDTLPLLDAEAPEYPLDVLTLAESILENPDLILRKQLDMLKTERMAELKAQGVEFDQRVQELDAMEYPKPLREFVYANFNAFAEKHPWVGGENIRPKSIAREMLEGYYTFSGYVKRYGLERSEGLLLRHLNGVYKVLANTLPAAAKTEAIREMEVYFGDLVRRIDSSLLDEWERMRDPAYISGERGEPKPPGAEEAARAAARDVTADTATFTASIRARVLSFLSSLARLDYAGALESLSEGAPEAGAQGAGAPWTADSLRKALETYRSEHGMFRLDPEGRAARHTRVDASAGAGFWSVAQALQDAEGRNDWAAVFGVDLAASRNAGAPILKLESFGPE, encoded by the coding sequence ATGCCACTGGCCCCCACCTTCCGCGATATCCTTACCTCCCTTTCCCCCGAATACCGGGCCGATACCGGCTTCCTCCTGGAATCCTTTCTCGATTGGGCCCGGCTCAAGGGCCTCACCCTGTACCCGGCCCAAGAGGCCGCCGTGCTCGAGCTCTTCGAAGGCAAGAACGTCATCCTCAACACCCCGACCGGGTCGGGCAAGTCCCTGGTGGCTTCCGTCCTGCATTTCCAGGCCCTGGCCCAAGGGCGCCGTTCCGTCTATACCTGCCCCATCAAGGCCCTGGTCAACGAGAAGTGGCTCGCCCTCTGCAAGGAGTTCGGGCCCGAGAACGTAGGGCTCTCCACCGGCGACGCCACCGTCAACCGGGACGCGCCCATCCTATGCTGCACCGCCGAGATCCTCGCCAATATGGCCCTCTCCGAAGGCGAAGCCTGCCCCATGGCCGACGTGGTCATGGACGAATTCCATTACTATTCCGATCGCGACCGTGGGGTGGCATGGCAAACGCCTTTGCTGATCCTGAAGCGCGCCCGCTTCCTCCTCATGTCCGCCACCCTGGGGGACACCGCCTTCTTCGAAAAGGCGCTCACCGACCTCACCGGCCGACCCACGGTGGCCGTCCGATCCCAGGACCGGCCGGTGCCCCTGCATTTCCAGTGGTGCGAGAGCGCCCTGCCCGAGACCGTGTTGCGCTTCGCCAATGAAGGCAAGGCTCCCGTCTACGTGGTGCATTTCACCCAGGCCGACGCGGCTAAGAACGCGCAAAGCTTCACCAGCCTCGATCTCTGTACCAAGGAGGAAAAGGCCGCGCTGGCCGCGGCGCTGGAGGGCTTCCGTTTCTCCAGCCCGTACGGCCCCGATCTCAAGCGCTGGCTGCGCCAGGGCATCGGACTGCATCATGCGGGCCTTTTGCCCAAGTACCGCATCCTGGTCGAGAAGCTGGCGCAGCAGAGCCTGCTCAAGGTCATCTGCGGCACCGATACCCTGGGCGTGGGCGTGAACGTGCCCATCCGCACCGTGCTATTCACCCAACTCTGCAAATACTCGGGAGACAAGACGGCTCTGCTCACCGCGCGGGACTTCCACCAGATCTCCGGACGCGCGGGGCGCAAGGGGTTCGACAACGTCGGCTTCGTGGGCGCGCAGGCGCCCGAGCACGTGGTCGAGAACCTCAAGCTGGCGGCCAAGAGCGCGCAGAGCGGGCGCAAGTTCGTGAAGCGGCAGCCGCCCGAAAAAGGCTACGTGCCTTGGGACAAGGCCATCTTCGAGCGCATGATCACCGCCCAGCCCGAGCGCCTGGTCTCCCGTTTCCAGGTATCCCACGGGATGCTCCTGAACGTGCTCTCGCGCCCCGGCGAAGACGGTTGCCGCGCCTTGCGCGCGATCATCGCCAGCAGCCATGAAACGCCCAAGGACAAGGCGGCCCACAAAGCGCGGGCCTTCCAGCTCTTCCGCGCCCTGGTCGATCGCAAGATCGTCGCGATCGTTCCCATCGCCGAACGCCACGCTCCTTGGGCCAGGCTGCGCGTCAACGTGGACTTGCAGGACAACTTCTCCCTCGATCAGTCCCTCTCGCTTTTCCTCATCGACACCCTGCCCCTGCTGGACGCGGAAGCGCCGGAGTATCCGCTGGACGTGCTCACCTTGGCCGAATCCATCCTGGAGAATCCCGATCTCATCCTGCGCAAGCAGCTCGATATGCTCAAGACCGAACGCATGGCCGAGCTGAAGGCCCAAGGGGTCGAGTTCGATCAGCGCGTGCAAGAGTTGGACGCCATGGAGTACCCCAAGCCCCTGCGCGAGTTCGTCTACGCGAACTTCAACGCCTTCGCCGAAAAGCACCCCTGGGTGGGCGGCGAAAACATCCGGCCCAAGTCCATCGCGCGCGAGATGCTCGAAGGCTACTACACCTTCTCCGGTTACGTGAAACGCTACGGACTCGAGCGCTCCGAAGGCTTACTGCTCCGGCATCTGAACGGCGTCTACAAGGTTTTGGCCAATACGCTTCCCGCCGCGGCCAAGACCGAAGCCATCCGCGAGATGGAGGTTTATTTCGGGGATCTGGTGCGGCGCATCGATTCCAGCCTGCTGGACGAATGGGAGCGCATGCGCGATCCGGCTTATATCTCCGGCGAGCGCGGAGAGCCCAAGCCCCCGGGCGCCGAAGAGGCCGCCCGGGCCGCGGCCAGAGACGTCACCGCCGATACCGCGACCTTCACCGCATCCATCCGCGCGCGCGTCCTCAGCTTCTTGTCCAGCCTGGCCCGCCTCGACTACGCGGGCGCATTGGAATCCCTGTCGGAAGGGGCTCCTGAAGCGGGCGCTCAAGGAGCGGGAGCTCCTTGGACCGCCGACTCTTTACGCAAGGCCTTGGAGACCTATCGTTCGGAGCACGGCATGTTCCGTCTCGATCCCGAAGGTCGAGCGGCCCGACATACCCGGGTGGATGCTTCAGCCGGCGCGGGCTTCTGGAGCGTAGCTCAAGCCCTACAGGATGCGGAAGGCCGCAACGATTGGGCGGCGGTTTTCGGCGTGGATCTGGCCGCTTCCAGGAACGCCGGAGCGCCCATCCTGAAGCTGGAAAGTTTCGGGCCGGAGTAA
- a CDS encoding helix-turn-helix transcriptional regulator has product MQRREIVAENIRRILQRRIKLGEFSSIEHFASSTGVPKSLLSRILNLKADPKLSSLDKIASALEVPVEDLLREKAR; this is encoded by the coding sequence TTGCAGAGAAGAGAGATCGTCGCGGAAAATATCAGGCGCATACTCCAACGCAGGATCAAACTGGGGGAATTCTCCAGTATTGAGCATTTTGCCAGCTCTACCGGGGTGCCGAAATCCCTGCTCAGCCGCATCTTGAACCTCAAGGCGGATCCGAAACTGAGCTCTTTGGACAAGATCGCCAGCGCGTTGGAAGTGCCGGTAGAGGATCTGCTGCGGGAGAAAGCCCGCTAG